Proteins encoded in a region of the Tachyglossus aculeatus isolate mTacAcu1 chromosome 11, mTacAcu1.pri, whole genome shotgun sequence genome:
- the LOC119934822 gene encoding fibulin-7-like isoform X1: MLLELPVLVALGLLQLPHSQGQSCLSKRQLLTTIQQMQKLLSAQEAAQLQAMRNLKKRLTALQSGVHKQPTHSNESCPHLAGPAHGRKLGKKMTVGHEVHFLCDAGFRLVGSESRQCQDNRTWSGHQPFCKSIDDCASQPCANGGTCVDHVQRYTCLCPRGWTGGQCQSPDSSYRVTLSNSSFSRQPRCAENGQGARQCSCDAGFQMQPGGLCQDVDECQLFQLNRQTRICVHTCINFPGSYRCICPPGYLLNPDQNTCEDVDECSDHQHNCSRGELCVNVFGGFQCVRPECPRPRQDTSYMKTSAFQCERNPCPVGSRSCRQSANSISFHYLPLQSNRTVPRVLFKMSTTSSVGDSLRFAIAGGRGLAAFTVQRSDRHTGELVMTSPVPGPATLEVELEMSELSRKVLLGKHIFRITVFVSPYEF; the protein is encoded by the exons ATGCTCCTTGAGCTGCCCGTTCTCGTAGCCCTGGGGCTCCTGCAGCTTCCCCACAGCCAAGGGCAG AGCTGTCTGAGCAAGCGCCAGTTGCTGACCACCATCCAGCAGATGCAGAAGCTGCTGTCCGCGCAGGAAGCCGCCCAGCTCCAGGCCATGCGCAACCTGAAGAAGCGGCTCACGGCCCTGCAGAGCGGTGTCCACAAACAGCCCACCCACAGCAACG AAAGCTGCCCCCACCTTGCCGGGCCAGCACATGGCAGGAAGTTGGGGAAAAAGATGACCGTGGGCCACGAGGTACACTTCTTGTGTGATGCCGGCTTCCGACTGGTGGGCTCTGAGTCACGGCAGTGCCAGGACAACAGGACATGGAGTGGGCACCAGCCCTTCTGCAAGA GTATTGACGACTGTGCCAGCCAACCCTGTGCCAACGGGGGCACCTGTGTGGACCACGTGCAGCGCTACACCTGCCTCTGCCCCAGAGGCTGGACTGGGGGACAATGTCAGAGCCCAGATTCCTCCT ACCGGGTGACCCTGAGCAATTCCTCCTTCAGCCGCCAGCCCCGCTGCGCTGAGAACGGGCAGGGCGCGCGCCAGTGCAGCTGCGATGCTGGCTTCCAGATGCAGCCTGGCGGGCTCTGCCAAG ATGTAGATGAGTGCCAGCTGTTCCAGCTGAACCGTCAGACCCGTATCTGTGTACACACCTGCATCAACTTCCCTGGCTCCTACCGCTGCATCTGTCCCCCAGGATATCTGCTCAATCCTGACCAGAACACCTGTGAAG ATGTGGACGAGTGCTCCGATCACCAGCACAACTGCAGTCGAGGGGAGCTGTGCGTCAACGTCTTTGGGGGGTTCCAGTGCGTGCGGCCCGAgtgcccccggccccgccaagaCACGAGCTACATGAAGACGTCGGCCTT CCAGTGTGAGAGAAATCCTTGCCCCGTGGGCAGCAGATCCTGCCGCCAGTCagccaactccatctccttccactACCTCCCGCTCCAGTCCAACCGCACCGTGCCCCGGGTCCTCTTCAAGATGTCCACCACCAGCTCTGTGGGCGACAGCCTGCGCTTCGCCATCGCCGGGGGTCGGGGCCTCGCGGCCTTCACCGTGCAGCGCTCTGACCGTCACACGGGTGAGCTGGTCATGACCAGCCCGGTGCCAGGCCCTGCCACCCTAGAAGTCGAGCTGGAGATGAGCGAGCTGTCCCGCAAGGTCCTGCTGGGAAAACACATCTTCAGGATCACCGTCTTCGTCTCCCCCTATGAATTCTAG
- the LOC119934822 gene encoding fibulin-7-like isoform X2 — MLLELPVLVALGLLQLPHSQGQSCLSKRQLLTTIQQMQKLLSAQEAAQLQAMRNLKKRLTALQSGVHKQPTHSNESCPHLAGPAHGRKLGKKMTVGHEVHFLCDAGFRLVGSESRQCQDNRTWSGHQPFCKSIDDCASQPCANGGTCVDHVQRYTCLCPRGWTGGQCQSPDSSYRVTLSNSSFSRQPRCAENGQGARQCSCDAGFQMQPGGLCQDVDECQLFQLNRQTRICVHTCINFPGSYRCICPPGYLLNPDQNTCEAQLQSRGAVRQRLWGVPVRAARVPPAPPRHELHEDVGLCERNPCPVGSRSCRQSANSISFHYLPLQSNRTVPRVLFKMSTTSSVGDSLRFAIAGGRGLAAFTVQRSDRHTGELVMTSPVPGPATLEVELEMSELSRKVLLGKHIFRITVFVSPYEF; from the exons ATGCTCCTTGAGCTGCCCGTTCTCGTAGCCCTGGGGCTCCTGCAGCTTCCCCACAGCCAAGGGCAG AGCTGTCTGAGCAAGCGCCAGTTGCTGACCACCATCCAGCAGATGCAGAAGCTGCTGTCCGCGCAGGAAGCCGCCCAGCTCCAGGCCATGCGCAACCTGAAGAAGCGGCTCACGGCCCTGCAGAGCGGTGTCCACAAACAGCCCACCCACAGCAACG AAAGCTGCCCCCACCTTGCCGGGCCAGCACATGGCAGGAAGTTGGGGAAAAAGATGACCGTGGGCCACGAGGTACACTTCTTGTGTGATGCCGGCTTCCGACTGGTGGGCTCTGAGTCACGGCAGTGCCAGGACAACAGGACATGGAGTGGGCACCAGCCCTTCTGCAAGA GTATTGACGACTGTGCCAGCCAACCCTGTGCCAACGGGGGCACCTGTGTGGACCACGTGCAGCGCTACACCTGCCTCTGCCCCAGAGGCTGGACTGGGGGACAATGTCAGAGCCCAGATTCCTCCT ACCGGGTGACCCTGAGCAATTCCTCCTTCAGCCGCCAGCCCCGCTGCGCTGAGAACGGGCAGGGCGCGCGCCAGTGCAGCTGCGATGCTGGCTTCCAGATGCAGCCTGGCGGGCTCTGCCAAG ATGTAGATGAGTGCCAGCTGTTCCAGCTGAACCGTCAGACCCGTATCTGTGTACACACCTGCATCAACTTCCCTGGCTCCTACCGCTGCATCTGTCCCCCAGGATATCTGCTCAATCCTGACCAGAACACCTGTGAAG CACAACTGCAGTCGAGGGGAGCTGTGCGTCAACGTCTTTGGGGGGTTCCAGTGCGTGCGGCCCGAgtgcccccggccccgccaagaCACGAGCTACATGAAGACGTCGGCCTT TGTGAGAGAAATCCTTGCCCCGTGGGCAGCAGATCCTGCCGCCAGTCagccaactccatctccttccactACCTCCCGCTCCAGTCCAACCGCACCGTGCCCCGGGTCCTCTTCAAGATGTCCACCACCAGCTCTGTGGGCGACAGCCTGCGCTTCGCCATCGCCGGGGGTCGGGGCCTCGCGGCCTTCACCGTGCAGCGCTCTGACCGTCACACGGGTGAGCTGGTCATGACCAGCCCGGTGCCAGGCCCTGCCACCCTAGAAGTCGAGCTGGAGATGAGCGAGCTGTCCCGCAAGGTCCTGCTGGGAAAACACATCTTCAGGATCACCGTCTTCGTCTCCCCCTATGAATTCTAG
- the LOC119934822 gene encoding fibulin-7-like isoform X3 encodes MLLELPVLVALGLLQLPHSQGQSCLSKRQLLTTIQQMQKLLSAQEAAQLQAMRNLKKRLTALQSGVHKQPTHSNESCPHLAGPAHGRKLGKKMTVGHEVHFLCDAGFRLVGSESRQCQDNRTWSGHQPFCKSIDDCASQPCANGGTCVDHVQRYTCLCPRGWTGGQCQSPDSSYRVTLSNSSFSRQPRCAENGQGARQCSCDAGFQMQPGGLCQDVDECQLFQLNRQTRICVHTCINFPGSYRCICPPGYLLNPDQNTCEDVDECSDHQHNCSRGELCVNVFGGFQCVRPECPRPRQDTSYMKTSAFVREILAPWAADPAASQPTPSPSTTSRSSPTAPCPGSSSRCPPPALWATACASPSPGVGASRPSPCSALTVTRVSWS; translated from the exons ATGCTCCTTGAGCTGCCCGTTCTCGTAGCCCTGGGGCTCCTGCAGCTTCCCCACAGCCAAGGGCAG AGCTGTCTGAGCAAGCGCCAGTTGCTGACCACCATCCAGCAGATGCAGAAGCTGCTGTCCGCGCAGGAAGCCGCCCAGCTCCAGGCCATGCGCAACCTGAAGAAGCGGCTCACGGCCCTGCAGAGCGGTGTCCACAAACAGCCCACCCACAGCAACG AAAGCTGCCCCCACCTTGCCGGGCCAGCACATGGCAGGAAGTTGGGGAAAAAGATGACCGTGGGCCACGAGGTACACTTCTTGTGTGATGCCGGCTTCCGACTGGTGGGCTCTGAGTCACGGCAGTGCCAGGACAACAGGACATGGAGTGGGCACCAGCCCTTCTGCAAGA GTATTGACGACTGTGCCAGCCAACCCTGTGCCAACGGGGGCACCTGTGTGGACCACGTGCAGCGCTACACCTGCCTCTGCCCCAGAGGCTGGACTGGGGGACAATGTCAGAGCCCAGATTCCTCCT ACCGGGTGACCCTGAGCAATTCCTCCTTCAGCCGCCAGCCCCGCTGCGCTGAGAACGGGCAGGGCGCGCGCCAGTGCAGCTGCGATGCTGGCTTCCAGATGCAGCCTGGCGGGCTCTGCCAAG ATGTAGATGAGTGCCAGCTGTTCCAGCTGAACCGTCAGACCCGTATCTGTGTACACACCTGCATCAACTTCCCTGGCTCCTACCGCTGCATCTGTCCCCCAGGATATCTGCTCAATCCTGACCAGAACACCTGTGAAG ATGTGGACGAGTGCTCCGATCACCAGCACAACTGCAGTCGAGGGGAGCTGTGCGTCAACGTCTTTGGGGGGTTCCAGTGCGTGCGGCCCGAgtgcccccggccccgccaagaCACGAGCTACATGAAGACGTCGGCCTT TGTGAGAGAAATCCTTGCCCCGTGGGCAGCAGATCCTGCCGCCAGTCagccaactccatctccttccactACCTCCCGCTCCAGTCCAACCGCACCGTGCCCCGGGTCCTCTTCAAGATGTCCACCACCAGCTCTGTGGGCGACAGCCTGCGCTTCGCCATCGCCGGGGGTCGGGGCCTCGCGGCCTTCACCGTGCAGCGCTCTGACCGTCACACGGGTGAGCTGGTCATGA